One Phalacrocorax aristotelis chromosome 10, bGulAri2.1, whole genome shotgun sequence genomic region harbors:
- the RHOV gene encoding rho-related GTP-binding protein RhoV gives MPPQELLDYSPALRRHSPPRSSGPELGIKCVLVGDGAVGKTSLVVSYTTNGYPDEYQPTALDTFSVQVLVDGAPVRIQLWDTAGQEDFDCLRSLCYPDTDVFLVCFSVVNPSSFQNITEKWIPEIRTHNPRAPVLLVGTQADLRDDVNVLISLDRYHVKPVPRPQAEGLADKIRAEAYLECSALTQKNLKEVFDMAIVSGVEHKARQEKKMTAKGIKTLSKCRWKKFFCFV, from the exons atGCCTCCCCAGGAGCTCCTGGACTACTCGCCCGCCCTGCGGAGACACAGCCCTCCCCGGAGCAGCGGCCCGGAGCTGGGCATCAAGTGCGTGTTGGTGGGCGATGGCGCCGTGGGTAAGACCAGCCTGGTCGTCAGCTACACCACCAACGGGTACCCCGACGAGTACCAGCCCACCGCCCTCGACACCTTCTCCG TGCAGGTCCTGGTCGATGGAGCCCCAGTCCGGATCCAGCTGTGGGACACTGCTGGACAG GAGGACTTTGACTGTTTGCGCTCGCTTTGTTACCCTGACACCGACGTCTTCCTTGTCTGCTTCAGCGTGGTAAACCCAAGCTCCTTCCAAAACATTACTGAGAAATGGATCCCTGAGATACGAACTCACAATCCCCGGGCACcggtgctgctggtggggacGCAGGCAGACTTGCGGGATGATGTCAATGTCCTCATCAGCCTGGATCGCTATCATGTGAAGCCCGTGCCCCGGCCTCAGGCAGAAGGTCTAGCTGACAAAATCCGGGCTGAAGCCTACCTGGAATGCTCAGCACTGACCCAGAAGAACCTCAAAGAAGTTTTTGACATGGCCATTGTCAGCGGTGTCGAGCACAAAGCGCGTCAGGAAAAGAAGATGACTGCCAAAGGCATCAAAACTCTCTCCAAGTGCCGCTGGAAGAAGTTCTTCTGCTTCGTCTGA